In uncultured Desulfuromonas sp., the genomic stretch GTTCGTTGACCAGGTTTTCCGACTGTTTTGGGCCGAAGCCCATCCCTTCAAGCTGATCAGCCTGTAGGCCGTACACCGCATCGATGGTGCGGATATTGTTGGTATACAGTTTTTCGATGGTCGCCGGACCAAAGCCGTCGATGTTGCCTAAGGTGCGGAAAAAATGCTCAATTGTGTGGCTGATCTGCGCCGGACAACCGGTGTTGTTGGGACAGTACAGGTAGTCGCTGTCCCAGAACAGCTCCGTATCGCAACTGGGGCAGGAGGCCGGGATCTGCGGTTCAACCGCCTTGACCACGTCAATGATCTTGGGGATCACTTCGCCGCTGCGGGTTAGCTCGATGACGGCATCGGGCCCGATCCCCTTGTCACGGACCATGCCGTAATGATGAGCGGTAGCGCGTTGGATCAGGGCACCGCTGAGCCGGGTCGGTTCCACTTCGGCCACAGGGTTGACCCGCCCGGAGCGCGATGTCTGTGGCACTACCTGAAGAACTTTAACCTCAGCTTTTTCCTGATTCTGTTTGTAGGCGATCTGCCAGCGATGATGATGGCGGGTCGCGCCCATGTAGGTTTTTAGTTCGTCATCGGTGATCTCGATGACAATGCCATCCATGTCGTAATCCAAACTAGCGCGCAGTTCATGGTTGAGGTCTGTCACGGATGGGATCAGATCTTCTGTGGTTCGCGCACGGTTCGGCAGGGTCGAGAACGGGTAGAAAACCACCGCCTGGTCGGCAAGGGCCTGTTCTACGGCGGGCTCCAACGCCTTTTCTTTGACAACACTGGCCTGAAAATTACGTGGATTTTCATAGTCCTGAGCCAAGTTGGCGTCGAAGTAGCTGCGCTGAACAACAATCTCACCTGCGCCCAATCCGCGTGGGTGGTTATCGGCGACCACTAGCCCACGGTCAAATGCGCGAGTGATATCGGTGCCACGGCGTCCGTCGCCACGGGTGTAAAGGCGCTCACCGTCATCATAAGCAGCAAAGCCATCCAGTTTAGGGGTGATGCGAAATTCAAGCCCTGCGGGGTCGCGGCCAATTTCCTTTGCCGCTTTGTGGATGCGTTTCAACCAATCGCCTAATTCTTTGTCCGTGTAGGCTTTTTCCGTCGACAACATGCGTGTCGGGAGCTCAACGGTTTTGCCTGTGAACTCCGGTTCCGGTTCAACGGTGTGAAGAAACGGATGGTCGGGTTGGCGTTTTTTCAGCTCAGCCAGGGCGATATGGTCGTAATCATGGTCGGAGATTAATGGTTGACCTTCGCGGTAGAAGCTGTTGGCGATGGTCAGGAACTCAACCAGCTGATCGTCATCCAATTGGTTGACTGTGTGGGGTTGTTGCTGCAGGTTGAACAGGTGTTGCAGGCTCAAGTGCTCAAAAGTGAGCTGGTTCAGGGCGTCTTTTTGGGCTTGTGTCAGCATGTAGTTGTGATCGTCTAAAAGGGTTGGTTGAGTGAACTTTGTTGTGGGTGAATTTACCGATATTGTTGAGGTTCGTCTGACGTATGTCAATTGTTTTTCCCGCAGGGCTGAGCTAAGATGCTTCACGGAGATGTATCCTGCACATTTTGATGGAATGAAAGTGCCCGCCAAAAGGGCCAATATGGGGAAAATATGACGGAAGACCAGTGGTATCGCCTGCTGACGATGGGCGTTTTGTTTATCATATCCGCGTTCTTTTCAGGTTCGGAGACGGCTCTGTTGGCCATTGACCGGTTGCGGGTTAAATACCTGGTGGAAAAAAAGCGCCGTGGTGCGCAGGAGTTGGAAAAGCTGCTCGACAATCCTGAATGGTTGCTGGGCGGCATTCTGGTGGGTAACAACCTGGTCAATATTGCCTTGTCGGTCTTTGCCACCACCTTTTTCGTTGAACTTTATGGGGACTATGGTGATCTGTTAACCATTCTTGTGCTCACGCCGCTGCTGCTGATTGTATCCGAGGTGTGTCCCAAAACCTATGCCGCTCGCCGTGCCGAACAGGTGTCGTTTCGAGTATTACGCCCCATCCGGGGGGTTCTGTGGATTTTGGCACCGGTGATTTGGTTGGTCACCGGTCTGTCCAGCTTGGTAACCCGGCTGTTTAAGGTGGATTCTTCAGCCAGCATCCTGTCGGCGGATGAGATTAAAACCATGATTGCCATTGGCGCCAAATCGGGCACCCTGGCGGGTGAACAGCGTCGCATGCTCGACGGCGTGTTTGAGTTGTCGCAACTGCGGGTGCGCGACCTGATGATACCGCGGACTGAAGTTGCGGGTGTCGAGGTGGAGGCGCCGTTTCAGGAGTTGCTCGACGAGGTCAAGCGCTCCACCCATTCACGTTTTCCCGTGTATAAAGATACCCTCGACAACATCATGGGCGTGATCCACTCCAAGGATGTGTTGCGGTTTGTCGATTGTCCGCATAACTTCAACATGCGCGAGGTGATGCGGCGTCCCTACTTTGTCCCTGAAGCCAAGCAAGTCGAAGCATTATTGCTGGCATTTCGCCGCCGTCGCATCCATCTGGCCGTGGTGCTGGACGAATACGGTGGTGTGGAGGGGATTGTCACTCTGGAAGATGTATTGGAAGAGATCGTCGGCGAGATCCGTGATGAGTATGATCAGGAAGAATCCGGTATCACCCCGATCACGCCGCAGCGTTTTCTGGTGGAGGGTGGTGTCGGTTTGCGTCAGGTTAATCGTCATGTCGGACTGCATTTGTCGGAAGAGGATGCTACCACGTTAGCGGGGTTGATGTTGCGTTGTCTCGGACAAATTCCTCAGGAGGGCGATCAGTGTGATATCGGTGGCGTAACGTTGATTGCTCGAAAGGTGGACCAGCGGCGCATTGATCAGATTGAGCTCTGTTTGCCTTCTTTGGAAGAATGATGGTTTCTTGATTCTGTGTGGTTCGTCATTCTCAACTGATCGCGCTAACGTTCATTGCGTTCGGTGCTGCTGAACGGGAGGCTTGGGTGCTCAATTACACTCTGACGCAAGGGCGGGCACCGTCCCGCCCGTTTGATCGGTACCACACCTGAGATAGGGCGCGACTTAAGATTGTTATCACCGTTTTACGCCACAGGCGATGCGTTGCACGATTCGCCGACCTAAAGGGCGGCGAGCCGAATCCGTAACGCACATCGGAAACAGACTCAGTGTCGGTTAATCTGAGGGTCAGGAGGTGTTCAGCTGGTTTTTGCATACTTTTGAGCGGCCAATCAAAAGGATGTCGGCTGCCGGGACGAAACCCGGCGACCTTGACTTTGAACTTGATCTTTAATGGTTCGTCATTTGGAGCTGATCGCGCTGGCGAACATCATCCGTTCGCGATGTTGGTACCCACGTGACGCGGGCTTCCGCGCCCGCACTTCGGGGCACTTTTGCGTCGACAAAAGTACCGCAAAATCGACTCCCGTCATTGCGCCCTTACGGGTTCCCTCTCTGCGTTCACTAACACCGCGATGTCGGCAAAACTCGCTGACGCTCAAACAGGTTGCCGACGACCATCGCGGTGACCGTTCTCTTCGTTCGGCGCTGCTGAACGGGAGAGCTTGGCTGCTGAATAACACACGACTGCAGGGCGGGCACCGTCCCGCCCGCTTGATCGGTACCACACCAGAGATAGAGCGCGACTTAAGATTGTTATCACGGTTTTGCGCCAAAGATGATGCGTTGTACGATTCGCCGACCTAAAGGGCGGCGAGCCGAATCCGTGAAGCATAACGGAAACAGACACATTGTCGGCTGCCGGGACGAAACCCGGCGACCTTGACTCTGACCTTGACCTTCAGTGGTTCGAAATCCGAAACGAATCGCACCGGCGAACTTCATCCGTTCACAATGATGGTACCCACGTGACGCGGGCTTCCGCGCCCGCACTTCGGGGCACTTTTGCGTCGACAAAAGTACCGCAAAATCGACTCCCGTCATTGCGCCCTTACGGGTTCCCTCTCTGCGTTCACTTACACCGCGATGTCGGCAAAACTCGCTGACGCTCAAACAGGTTGCCGACGACCATCGGGATGACCGTTCTCTTCGTTCGGCGCTGCTGAACGGGAGGGCTTGGCTGCTGAATAACACACGACTGCAGGGCGGGCACCGTCCCGCCCGTTTGATCGGGGCCCCGGAAGAAATAAAGTGCAGCTTCAATTGGTTACCAACGTTTTACACCAAAGATGATGATTTGCACGATTCGTCGACCAAAAGGGCGGCGAGCCGAATCCGTGAAGCATAACGGAAACAAACTCATTGTCGGTTAATCTGAGGGCCAGGAGGTGTTCAGCCGGTTTTTGCATCCTTTTGAGCGGCCAGTCAAAAGGATGTCGGCTGCCGGGACGAAACCCGGCGACCTTGACTTTGATCTTGATCTTCAGTGGTTTGCAACTTGAAACGAATCGCACCAGCGAACTTCATCCGTTCGCGAAGGTGGTACCCACATGACGCGGGCTTCCGCGCCCGCACGTCGGGGCACTTTTGCGTCGACAAAAGTACCGCAAAATCGACTCCCGTCATTGCGCCCTTACGGGTTCCCTCTCTGCGTTCACTAACACCGCGATGTCGGCAAAACTCGCTGACGCTCAAACAGGTTGCCGACGACCATCGCGGTGACCGTTCTCTTCGTTCGGCGCTGCTGAACGGGAGAGCTTGGCTGCTTAATAACACACGACTGCAGGGCGGGCACCGTCCCACCCGTTTGATCGGTGCCACGCAAGAAATAGAAAGAGGCGCAAAATCGTTATCACGGTTTTACGCCAAAGCTGACGAAGAGTAAGATTCGCCGACCTAAAGGGCGGCGAGCCGAATCCGTGAAGCATAACGGAAACAGATACATTGTCGGTTGCTCTGAGGGCCAGGAGGTGTTCAGCCGGTTTTTGCAATCCTTTTGAGCGGCCAGTCAAAAGGATGTCAGATGCCGAGACGAAACCCGGCGGTTTTGATCTTGGGCTTGATTTTTTGTGGTTGGCTCATCACATTCTTAAAAAGAAGATGAGCCTTTGGGCTGAAACACCACTTGATAGGGCGGTGTTTTTTTACGTCTTTTTTCTGTCGAAATCCCGTCTTTCTCCGCCGAAACTGCATTCTTTTTCAGACTGTTTTCCTCGAAAAATCAACTATTAGCACCCAGTGTCAAACTTTTTATAAAAAACTTTGAATTTCTTGACAGTGTTGTAGTGAGGGGGTATATTTTGCCCTGTATGTGTAAAAAGGTGTGGAAACGGGACACAAAAGGGGCGTTATGAGTTTTTCCGGGACATTCTTCAACAACATCGATCCGAAAGGACGTTTGAGCATCCCCGCCAAAATGCGTGGACTGCTGGCGGACGTCTACGGCGATGAAGAGTTGGTGGTGACCCGGCGTAAAGATGCCCTGGTAGCATACCCCACATCGGAATGGACCAAAATCAAAGCGCGGGTGGATGCCATGCCCAATGGTGACGCTAAGGACCTCATTTACCGTAACCGGATCAGTCCCGCGATTGACTGTGGGTTTGACCGTCAGGGACGCATTGCCATTCCGCCGTCACTGCGCAGTTTGGCGATGTTTGAAAAAGAGATCGTTGTCGTCGGCATGGCCAACAAAATCGAATTGTGGAGCCAGGCTCGTTTCAACGAACAAATGCAGGAATCTGAGGCTCAGCTTGAAACCCTGAAAGCCGAACTCGGCGATCTGGGCTTCTAATGGCTGATAACGATTTTGTCCATCTGTCGGTACTGCCGACAGAAACCCTGGAGTTGCTTGATCTTCATGCCGGTGACACGGTGCTTGATGGCACCCTGGGAGGAGCAGGTCATTCCCGCCTGATTCTCGAAGCTACAGCGCCAAACGGTGTGTTGATCGGTCTGGATCGTGATCATGATGCTTTGGCGAATGGTGCTGAAGTTCTGGCTGCATATGGAGACCGGGTCATCTTACGCCACGCCAATTTCGCTGATGCGGATCGGGTGGTTGAAGAGCTGGGGCTCGACGGATTAAACGGTATGCTGCTCGATCTCGGTGTTTCCTCCTATCAGTTGGATCAGGCCGAGCGGGGATTTTCGTTCCGGGCGGATGCCCCACTGGATATGCGCATGGACCAGCAGGGTGACGAAACCGCCGCCGATGTTGTGAATACCGCAACGGTGGAAGAGCTGACCTTGGTTTTTAAAAAATATGGTGAGGAACGTTGGGCCGGAAGAATTGCCCGGCGCATTGAGCGGACCCGCCAGCAGACACCGATCACCACAACGTTTCAATTGGCCGAACTGGTCAAGGAGACGGTGCCCGGTGGACGGGTTCCGGCGCGAATCCATCCGGCGACCCGGGTGTTTCAGGCGTTGCGGATTCGGGTGAACGATGAACTGGACAGTGTTGCCAAAGGCGTTGAGCAGGGCATCAGTCTGCTGAAACCCGGCGGGGTTCTGGCGGTGATCAGTTTTCATTCGCTTGAAGACCGGATTGTTAAAAATATTTTCAGACATCGTGCTTCACCGTGTGTGTGCCCACCGCGGCTGCCGATGTGTGCATGTGGCAAGAAAGCCGACGTCGAAGTGTTGACGCGGCGAGGCGTTCGCGCCGGCGAGGCGGAGATTGCGGAGAATCCCCGTTCACGCAGCGCAGTTTTACGAGCGGTTCGTCGTCTGGATGTCGCTGGATAGGGAGTAGACCATGATTGATATTGCCTGGCCAAGAAGTGGAGTGAGCGTCACCCGCCCCAGAGTGTCGACGGTTCTGGCGGCGATTGCCATTCTCATGGTTGTCGGAGTATTCCATGTCTGGTTGCGGATGGAAGTAACACGCTGTGAGTACGAGGTGTCGACGTTGGAAAAGAATATTCGTGCCGAGGAGTACGAGTTCAAGACACTGGAAGTTGCTTTGGGCAAGCTGACCAACCCCCGACAATTGCAGAGAGTTGCCACCTCTCGTCTGGGATTGCACGAACCACAAGCCAACCAGGTTGTTACTGTTAAGTAGGGAGTAAGGAGTAGGGAGATGAACAGAGACTACGCGGAAAAGCAGGATTTGTGGGCAGAGATGAGTGAGTTGTGGACTGTACGACAGAGTCGCAAGCGCAAGGCGCGTCTTGGTGTGATGGCAGCAGCTTCTGTGCTGATTATGGCCGGAGTGTTTGTCTACAATGTTTCCACGACATCTCAGGATCCGATGTATATGCAGGTTC encodes the following:
- a CDS encoding helix-hairpin-helix domain-containing protein, translated to MLTQAQKDALNQLTFEHLSLQHLFNLQQQPHTVNQLDDDQLVEFLTIANSFYREGQPLISDHDYDHIALAELKKRQPDHPFLHTVEPEPEFTGKTVELPTRMLSTEKAYTDKELGDWLKRIHKAAKEIGRDPAGLEFRITPKLDGFAAYDDGERLYTRGDGRRGTDITRAFDRGLVVADNHPRGLGAGEIVVQRSYFDANLAQDYENPRNFQASVVKEKALEPAVEQALADQAVVFYPFSTLPNRARTTEDLIPSVTDLNHELRASLDYDMDGIVIEITDDELKTYMGATRHHHRWQIAYKQNQEKAEVKVLQVVPQTSRSGRVNPVAEVEPTRLSGALIQRATAHHYGMVRDKGIGPDAVIELTRSGEVIPKIIDVVKAVEPQIPASCPSCDTELFWDSDYLYCPNNTGCPAQISHTIEHFFRTLGNIDGFGPATIEKLYTNNIRTIDAVYGLQADQLEGMGFGPKQSENLVNELQRSRHEVIEDWRFLAAFGVFRMGGGNCERLLGHHRLEEIFDLSEEQIVAIEGFAERTAEIVVKGFVRIRPLFDRLQALGFNLHRTPLVSELQATGALSPIAGKLLVFTGTMTRGSRDDMKAEAKKLGAKVGASVTGKTDYLVTGEKVGVSKLKGAEAKGVAILTEEQYLSMISATVSSDKEQS
- a CDS encoding CNNM domain-containing protein, producing the protein MTEDQWYRLLTMGVLFIISAFFSGSETALLAIDRLRVKYLVEKKRRGAQELEKLLDNPEWLLGGILVGNNLVNIALSVFATTFFVELYGDYGDLLTILVLTPLLLIVSEVCPKTYAARRAEQVSFRVLRPIRGVLWILAPVIWLVTGLSSLVTRLFKVDSSASILSADEIKTMIAIGAKSGTLAGEQRRMLDGVFELSQLRVRDLMIPRTEVAGVEVEAPFQELLDEVKRSTHSRFPVYKDTLDNIMGVIHSKDVLRFVDCPHNFNMREVMRRPYFVPEAKQVEALLLAFRRRRIHLAVVLDEYGGVEGIVTLEDVLEEIVGEIRDEYDQEESGITPITPQRFLVEGGVGLRQVNRHVGLHLSEEDATTLAGLMLRCLGQIPQEGDQCDIGGVTLIARKVDQRRIDQIELCLPSLEE
- the mraZ gene encoding division/cell wall cluster transcriptional repressor MraZ is translated as MSFSGTFFNNIDPKGRLSIPAKMRGLLADVYGDEELVVTRRKDALVAYPTSEWTKIKARVDAMPNGDAKDLIYRNRISPAIDCGFDRQGRIAIPPSLRSLAMFEKEIVVVGMANKIELWSQARFNEQMQESEAQLETLKAELGDLGF
- the rsmH gene encoding 16S rRNA (cytosine(1402)-N(4))-methyltransferase RsmH — protein: MADNDFVHLSVLPTETLELLDLHAGDTVLDGTLGGAGHSRLILEATAPNGVLIGLDRDHDALANGAEVLAAYGDRVILRHANFADADRVVEELGLDGLNGMLLDLGVSSYQLDQAERGFSFRADAPLDMRMDQQGDETAADVVNTATVEELTLVFKKYGEERWAGRIARRIERTRQQTPITTTFQLAELVKETVPGGRVPARIHPATRVFQALRIRVNDELDSVAKGVEQGISLLKPGGVLAVISFHSLEDRIVKNIFRHRASPCVCPPRLPMCACGKKADVEVLTRRGVRAGEAEIAENPRSRSAVLRAVRRLDVAG
- a CDS encoding cell division protein FtsL; amino-acid sequence: MIDIAWPRSGVSVTRPRVSTVLAAIAILMVVGVFHVWLRMEVTRCEYEVSTLEKNIRAEEYEFKTLEVALGKLTNPRQLQRVATSRLGLHEPQANQVVTVK